From Marinoscillum sp. 108, a single genomic window includes:
- the nqrC gene encoding NADH:ubiquinone reductase (Na(+)-transporting) subunit C has translation MGGLLSLASVGLKPAQDKQVELDTKKKILGAVMDISSIKEPNELLALYDQKVQSLVVDYNGNVVTQDAKGNPVVAEKVSIQKNYRLAAEDRLYPVFKFMNDQDPSKVEAYIFPMFGSGLWDWISGYLAVGSDLNTIRGVAFDHKQETPGLGARITSDVVQERFEGKELYNDNDELVSVKMVKGEGNPNLTAHEVDGMSGATLTGKGVNEMMVNYLTCYQGYIKKVKANGSSVAVN, from the coding sequence TTGGGCGGTCTGCTGTCACTTGCCTCCGTAGGACTTAAGCCTGCTCAGGATAAACAGGTAGAGCTGGATACCAAGAAGAAGATTTTGGGAGCGGTAATGGATATCTCATCCATCAAAGAACCCAACGAGCTGCTTGCCCTCTATGATCAAAAGGTGCAATCCCTGGTTGTGGATTATAATGGGAATGTGGTGACTCAGGATGCCAAAGGAAATCCTGTGGTGGCAGAAAAGGTGAGCATTCAGAAGAACTATCGCTTAGCGGCAGAGGATCGTTTATATCCCGTGTTTAAGTTCATGAACGATCAGGATCCATCCAAAGTAGAGGCGTACATCTTTCCGATGTTTGGCTCAGGGCTCTGGGATTGGATTTCCGGTTATCTGGCTGTGGGTAGCGACTTGAACACCATCCGTGGTGTGGCCTTTGATCATAAGCAGGAAACTCCCGGACTTGGCGCCAGAATCACAAGTGATGTAGTGCAAGAGCGTTTCGAAGGGAAGGAACTTTATAATGATAATGATGAACTGGTTTCTGTCAAAATGGTGAAGGGGGAGGGTAATCCTAACCTCACTGCTCATGAGGTGGATGGAATGTCCGGAGCCACTTTAACCGGGAAGGGTGTAAATGAGATGATGGTTAATTACCTCACTTGTTATCAGGGATATATTAAAAAAGTAAAGGCTAACGGAAGTAGCGTAGCAGTTAATTAA
- the nqrE gene encoding NADH:ubiquinone reductase (Na(+)-transporting) subunit E, translated as MEIFNIALKATFIDNMIFAYFLGMCSFLAVSKKVSTAFGLGLAVIFVLTITVPVNWLLQEYVLKEGALAWLGSDFATVDLTFLQFIMFIAVIASMVQLVEMVIEKFSPSLYGSLGIFLPLIAVNCAILGASLFMVQRDYTIAQATAYGFGSGLGWFLAIIALAAIREKLKYSSVPDGLKGLGITMLITGLMGLAFKSFIGIAL; from the coding sequence ATGGAAATTTTTAATATAGCACTCAAAGCCACTTTCATTGACAACATGATCTTTGCCTACTTTTTGGGCATGTGTTCATTTCTGGCAGTTTCTAAGAAAGTTTCTACGGCCTTTGGTCTTGGATTGGCTGTGATTTTTGTTTTGACGATTACAGTTCCTGTTAACTGGCTTTTGCAAGAATATGTCCTCAAGGAAGGTGCTTTAGCCTGGTTGGGTTCTGATTTTGCTACGGTGGATTTGACATTCCTTCAGTTCATCATGTTTATCGCTGTAATCGCCTCTATGGTACAGTTGGTAGAAATGGTAATCGAGAAGTTTTCTCCATCGCTTTACGGATCACTGGGTATTTTCCTTCCGTTGATCGCTGTAAACTGCGCCATTCTTGGAGCTTCGTTGTTTATGGTACAGAGAGATTACACCATCGCTCAGGCCACTGCCTACGGTTTTGGTTCAGGGCTAGGTTGGTTTTTGGCCATTATTGCATTGGCAGCCATTCGCGAAAAGTTGAAATATTCAAGTGTGCCCGATGGATTGAAAGGTTTGGGAATCACGATGCTCATCACTGGTTTGATGGGATTGGCCTTCAAGTCGTTCATTGGTATCGCACTTTAA
- a CDS encoding Na(+)-translocating NADH-quinone reductase subunit A, which translates to MSKTIKLKRGFDINLAGKPEKKISESSHSETYALKPTDFINMSRPKLLVKEGDTVKAGTAMLYDKMSEGVKYCSPVSGEVVEIKRGEKRKLLEIKILADKEVVFEKFKTFSTSDLANLSKEEALEQMQAGGVWPNIIQRPFGIVANAEDTPKAIFISAFDTNPLAPDVAFQLGDKEKFFQAGLDVLRKLTPGKVHLNINGQAEVPQVFAQANGVELNKFSGPHPAGNVGVQIHHLDPISKKDIVWTVAPYGVAQIGQLFLEGKYDASKLVAVTGSEVKNPGYVKTYSGVMLEKLFGSEVPTGHLRFIAGNPLTGENCGKAGYLGYYHNQVTVIPEGDYEEFLGWIKPSTKKLSFHKAIGLLSFLSRGKEYTVDTNTHGEDRPFVVSGEFEKVLPMDILPTYLFKAIISEDYDDMEALGIFELVEEDVALCEFIDPSKNEIQKILREGIEMIKNS; encoded by the coding sequence ATGTCGAAAACGATAAAGCTAAAAAGAGGTTTTGATATTAACCTGGCCGGAAAACCGGAAAAGAAAATCTCAGAGTCTTCTCATTCAGAAACTTACGCTTTAAAACCTACCGATTTCATCAACATGTCCAGACCAAAACTTTTGGTCAAAGAAGGAGATACTGTGAAGGCAGGTACAGCCATGCTATACGATAAAATGTCGGAAGGTGTGAAGTACTGCTCTCCTGTAAGTGGTGAAGTGGTAGAAATTAAGCGCGGAGAAAAGAGAAAACTACTGGAGATAAAGATACTGGCAGACAAAGAAGTGGTTTTTGAGAAGTTTAAGACTTTCTCAACTTCTGATCTGGCTAATTTGTCTAAAGAGGAGGCCCTCGAGCAAATGCAGGCAGGTGGGGTATGGCCAAATATCATCCAGAGACCATTCGGAATCGTAGCCAATGCTGAGGATACTCCCAAAGCGATCTTCATTTCGGCATTTGATACCAATCCACTGGCACCAGACGTGGCCTTCCAGTTGGGCGACAAAGAAAAATTCTTTCAGGCAGGGCTGGATGTTCTCAGGAAATTGACACCCGGTAAGGTGCACCTCAATATCAATGGGCAAGCTGAGGTTCCTCAGGTTTTCGCTCAGGCCAATGGTGTAGAGCTGAATAAGTTTTCAGGGCCTCACCCTGCTGGAAACGTAGGTGTGCAGATTCATCACCTGGATCCAATTAGCAAAAAAGACATTGTGTGGACAGTGGCTCCGTACGGAGTGGCTCAGATTGGCCAGCTGTTCTTAGAAGGAAAATATGATGCATCTAAACTCGTGGCGGTCACAGGCTCTGAGGTGAAAAACCCAGGTTATGTAAAGACTTACTCTGGTGTGATGCTCGAAAAATTATTTGGTAGCGAAGTACCTACTGGTCATTTGCGATTTATTGCAGGGAATCCTTTGACAGGTGAGAATTGCGGTAAGGCAGGTTATCTCGGGTATTATCATAACCAGGTCACAGTTATTCCTGAAGGAGACTATGAAGAGTTTTTGGGATGGATCAAGCCATCTACCAAAAAACTGAGCTTTCATAAAGCGATCGGTCTACTCTCATTCCTGAGCAGAGGAAAAGAATACACGGTTGACACCAATACACACGGAGAAGATCGTCCATTTGTGGTTTCCGGAGAGTTTGAGAAAGTCCTTCCGATGGACATCTTACCTACTTATCTTTTCAAGGCGATTATCTCGGAGGATTATGATGACATGGAGGCACTTGGAATCTTTGAACTGGTAGAAGAGGATGTGGCCCTGTGTGAGTTCATAGATCCTTCTAAGAATGAGATACAGAAGATTTTGAGGGAGGGTATAGAAATGATAAAAAATAGCTAA
- the argB gene encoding acetylglutamate kinase, whose protein sequence is MKQPLNVIKIGGAVIEDPEKQKAFLDGFVALKGPKILVHGGGRIATEIGERLGMEAIMVEGRRVTDDATVDLVTMVYGGLVNKQMTAKLQSLGVNAIGLTGADGSIIRSVKRPVTNGVDYGWVGDPVEVNADFLTKMIEVGGVPVIAPLTHDGAGHILNTNADTIAGTIALAMAEFFEVNLALTFELDGVLADVNDPESLINPFKESFFIEMKESGAIHSGMIPKLENSFKALHSGVKGVRICKYDQINSNHGSLLQI, encoded by the coding sequence ATGAAACAACCACTCAATGTCATCAAAATAGGCGGCGCGGTGATCGAAGATCCTGAAAAGCAAAAGGCTTTTTTGGACGGATTCGTAGCACTCAAAGGTCCCAAGATACTCGTGCATGGGGGAGGAAGAATAGCGACCGAAATAGGTGAGCGACTGGGCATGGAAGCCATAATGGTGGAAGGCCGTCGCGTGACGGACGATGCCACCGTAGATTTGGTGACCATGGTGTATGGAGGTCTTGTAAATAAGCAAATGACCGCCAAACTCCAAAGTTTGGGAGTCAATGCCATTGGGCTGACAGGAGCAGACGGATCGATCATCAGGTCGGTCAAGCGGCCCGTTACCAATGGAGTGGATTATGGTTGGGTGGGTGATCCCGTGGAAGTTAATGCAGACTTTCTTACCAAGATGATTGAAGTCGGAGGTGTGCCGGTAATTGCACCGCTAACCCACGATGGCGCCGGGCACATTCTCAATACCAATGCAGATACCATTGCCGGCACCATTGCACTGGCCATGGCGGAGTTTTTTGAAGTCAACCTGGCCCTCACTTTTGAACTGGATGGGGTGCTGGCCGATGTGAACGATCCTGAGTCTTTGATCAATCCATTTAAAGAATCTTTTTTTATCGAAATGAAAGAATCCGGCGCTATTCATAGCGGGATGATTCCTAAATTAGAGAATTCATTCAAAGCTCTGCACAGCGGAGTGAAGGGTGTGAGAATCTGTAAATACGATCAAATAAACTCAAACCATGGCAGCCTCCTTCAAATATAA
- a CDS encoding NADH:ubiquinone reductase (Na(+)-transporting) subunit D produces MSTEALEAPEVKEEVKQPAEALFSKRRRRIVSDPLNEDNPITIQVLGICSALAITIKMEPTLVMSIAVVSVIVFSNLIISLMRNLIPGRVRIIVQLAIIATLVTLVSEVLKAYYFDMYKVLGAFVGLIITNCIVMGRLEAFAMANKPYDSILDGLGSGFGYAWIILVVAFFRELFGSGSIFDFKVFEAIGLPNFPTNGLMVDSIGAFMVLGILIWVQRSKTGYVEH; encoded by the coding sequence ATGAGTACTGAAGCATTAGAAGCACCAGAAGTAAAAGAGGAAGTAAAACAGCCTGCCGAAGCGCTTTTTTCAAAAAGAAGAAGACGAATTGTGTCGGATCCCTTGAACGAAGATAATCCGATCACCATTCAGGTATTGGGTATTTGTTCAGCCCTGGCCATTACCATCAAAATGGAACCCACATTGGTGATGTCTATCGCAGTGGTATCTGTTATAGTTTTTTCTAACCTGATCATATCACTTATGAGAAACCTGATTCCCGGGCGGGTCAGGATCATAGTTCAGCTGGCGATCATTGCGACGCTCGTAACTTTGGTGAGTGAGGTACTGAAAGCTTATTATTTTGATATGTATAAGGTACTCGGAGCCTTTGTTGGACTGATTATCACCAACTGTATCGTGATGGGTAGGTTGGAAGCATTTGCCATGGCCAACAAACCTTATGATTCTATTCTGGATGGTTTGGGAAGTGGATTTGGTTATGCCTGGATCATCCTGGTAGTAGCCTTCTTCAGGGAACTCTTTGGATCAGGTTCGATCTTCGATTTTAAAGTGTTTGAGGCGATTGGACTTCCAAATTTCCCAACAAATGGTCTCATGGTGGATTCCATAGGCGCCTTTATGGTATTGGGAATTCTTATTTGGGTCCAGAGATCAAAAACAGGTTACGTAGAACACTAA
- the argC gene encoding N-acetyl-gamma-glutamyl-phosphate reductase: protein MSKIRVGIYGAAGYTAGELMRLLVHHPNAEVVCAQSESQVAKKVTEIHTDLIGDTNLVFSAHLDYRNLDVLFLCKGHGESRVFLAGNPAPDTVKIIDLSNDFRLKDDADGFVYGLPELNGPAIPKATMIANPGCFATCIQVGLLPAAQAGIIQSEIHTTGITGSTGAGQSLSPTSHFSWRNQNMSVYKAFTHQHLDEIGESLTQLAGKSHVVNFIPFRGNFTRGIIATSYFETDASEAEAYALYEAFYKDQPFTHVTNRNPDLKMVVNTNKAVVYLKKEGNKLLAISMIDNLLKGASGQAVQNMNLIFGLEETAGLNLKPTGF, encoded by the coding sequence ATGAGTAAAATCAGAGTAGGAATTTATGGAGCAGCCGGCTATACGGCCGGTGAGCTGATGAGATTATTAGTTCATCACCCAAATGCGGAGGTGGTCTGCGCTCAAAGTGAGAGCCAGGTCGCGAAAAAGGTCACCGAAATACATACAGATCTGATTGGGGACACCAATCTGGTTTTCAGTGCCCATTTGGACTATCGAAACCTTGACGTGCTCTTTTTGTGCAAAGGCCACGGAGAGTCGAGGGTGTTTCTAGCGGGCAATCCAGCCCCTGATACGGTCAAAATTATTGACTTGAGTAATGATTTCAGACTAAAGGATGATGCTGACGGTTTTGTCTATGGCCTTCCGGAACTTAATGGGCCGGCAATCCCAAAGGCAACCATGATCGCTAATCCCGGTTGCTTTGCTACCTGTATTCAAGTGGGGCTTTTGCCTGCGGCTCAAGCTGGAATAATCCAATCTGAAATTCATACCACAGGGATCACCGGCTCTACAGGTGCCGGGCAGTCTTTGTCACCTACCTCTCATTTCTCCTGGAGAAATCAAAACATGAGTGTCTACAAGGCCTTCACCCATCAGCATTTGGATGAGATCGGTGAGAGCCTGACACAATTGGCAGGGAAGAGTCATGTGGTGAACTTTATCCCTTTTCGAGGTAATTTCACAAGAGGAATAATTGCCACGTCTTATTTTGAAACGGATGCCTCCGAGGCTGAAGCTTACGCCCTTTATGAGGCATTTTATAAGGATCAGCCGTTCACCCATGTGACCAATAGAAACCCTGACCTGAAAATGGTGGTGAATACCAACAAGGCAGTGGTTTATCTGAAGAAGGAAGGCAACAAGCTTTTGGCGATTTCGATGATCGATAACCTGCTCAAAGGTGCCTCTGGCCAGGCTGTTCAAAATATGAATCTGATTTTTGGGCTGGAAGAAACCGCAGGCCTCAATCTTAAACCAACCGGATTTTAA
- the argG gene encoding argininosuccinate synthase, with the protein MSDQKKVLLAFSGGLDTTYCSLYLKELGYQVYTVTVNTGGFTKEELDKLEERSRSLGSESHSNVDVTEEFYQKAIKYLIAGNVLKNNTYPLSVSAERVFQATAIAKEAIRLGVDAIAHGSTGAGNDQVRFDMIFNILCPEKEIITPIRDKRLSREEEIQYLIDHGVSGNWEKSLYSVNQGLWGTSVGGKETLTSDQFLAEAAFPSQLKKTGEEVVEISFEGGEPVGLNGKSLTPVQCIEQLNTIASAYALGRDVHVGDTIIGIKGRVGFEAAAPVILIKAHHTLEKHVLTKNQLLMKDQLSLTYGNLLHEGHYLDPVMRDIESFYDSTQKYVTGTVKVHLAPYRFYVVGITSEHDLMQSSFGKYGEMNNSWSGEDVKGFSKIFGNQNMIYHKVHQTDE; encoded by the coding sequence ATGAGTGATCAGAAAAAGGTATTGTTGGCTTTTAGTGGTGGATTGGACACTACTTATTGCTCACTCTACCTCAAAGAACTGGGATACCAAGTATACACTGTCACCGTCAATACCGGTGGATTTACAAAAGAAGAGTTGGATAAGCTGGAGGAACGCTCCAGATCATTGGGGAGTGAATCTCATTCCAATGTGGACGTAACCGAAGAGTTTTATCAAAAGGCCATCAAATACCTCATTGCAGGAAATGTGTTGAAGAATAACACATACCCATTGTCAGTGAGTGCTGAGCGGGTTTTTCAGGCTACCGCCATTGCCAAGGAGGCCATTAGGCTGGGAGTGGATGCCATTGCTCATGGAAGCACCGGAGCTGGTAATGATCAGGTACGTTTTGATATGATCTTCAATATCCTGTGTCCTGAAAAGGAGATCATTACCCCGATCCGTGATAAACGACTTTCGAGAGAAGAGGAAATACAATATCTGATTGATCACGGAGTGAGTGGCAACTGGGAAAAGTCCTTGTATTCGGTGAATCAGGGTCTTTGGGGTACGTCTGTTGGCGGCAAGGAGACTTTAACCTCCGATCAGTTTCTTGCGGAAGCAGCTTTCCCGAGTCAGTTGAAAAAGACTGGTGAAGAAGTGGTGGAGATTTCTTTTGAAGGAGGAGAACCTGTTGGTCTGAACGGCAAGTCCCTTACGCCGGTGCAATGTATTGAACAGCTCAATACCATCGCAAGCGCCTATGCGCTGGGGAGGGATGTCCACGTAGGGGATACCATCATCGGCATCAAGGGGAGAGTAGGCTTTGAAGCTGCCGCCCCGGTCATCCTTATTAAGGCACACCATACGCTCGAGAAACACGTATTGACTAAAAACCAGCTTTTGATGAAGGATCAGTTGTCATTGACTTATGGCAACCTGCTGCATGAAGGACACTATCTTGATCCTGTCATGCGTGATATCGAATCGTTTTACGACAGTACCCAGAAGTACGTGACCGGAACAGTGAAGGTGCACCTGGCACCTTATCGGTTCTATGTAGTCGGTATTACCTCTGAGCATGACCTGATGCAATCCAGTTTTGGTAAGTATGGAGAAATGAATAATTCATGGTCAGGAGAAGATGTGAAGGGTTTTTCTAAGATCTTCGGAAACCAAAACATGATCTATCACAAAGTCCACCAGACGGATGAGTAA
- the proC gene encoding pyrroline-5-carboxylate reductase — translation MELTDSNIAILGAGNLGIAIAQGIVEEQLKEAGQICLTRRNLDHVGYLKAKGFQVSSNNLEAVKQAKMVLLCVQPKQLPRLLEQINPGLTKDHLLVSVITGVSIAEIKSHLKLEVPVVRAMPNTAIAIGESMTCICSEDSKDDALAVQKIFNALGKTLIIEEKLMQAATVLGASGIAFFMRYLRAATQGGVQMGFHSEDAQMIAVQTAKGAASLILENGQHPEVEIDKVTTPEGCTIAGLNEMEHQGLSSALIKGLMVSYEKIKNIK, via the coding sequence ATGGAATTAACGGATAGCAATATTGCCATACTAGGGGCAGGTAATCTGGGGATTGCCATCGCTCAGGGAATAGTGGAGGAGCAACTAAAGGAGGCTGGGCAGATATGTTTAACACGTCGTAACCTCGATCATGTGGGCTATCTGAAGGCTAAGGGGTTTCAGGTGTCCAGTAACAACCTGGAAGCAGTCAAGCAAGCCAAGATGGTTTTGCTGTGTGTTCAGCCCAAGCAGTTGCCCAGACTTCTGGAGCAGATCAATCCGGGACTGACCAAAGATCATCTTTTGGTTTCGGTCATCACCGGGGTTTCTATTGCGGAGATCAAGAGTCATTTGAAATTGGAAGTGCCGGTGGTTCGGGCTATGCCCAATACAGCCATTGCCATAGGCGAGTCTATGACGTGTATTTGCTCTGAGGATAGCAAGGACGATGCGTTGGCTGTGCAGAAGATTTTTAATGCGCTTGGAAAGACCCTCATCATAGAGGAGAAGCTGATGCAGGCTGCTACGGTACTTGGTGCGAGTGGCATTGCCTTTTTTATGCGTTACCTTCGTGCTGCTACTCAGGGTGGTGTGCAGATGGGTTTTCATTCTGAAGATGCACAGATGATCGCTGTGCAGACCGCCAAAGGCGCTGCATCCCTGATATTGGAAAATGGTCAGCACCCCGAGGTGGAGATTGATAAGGTAACCACGCCGGAAGGCTGCACCATCGCCGGACTGAATGAAATGGAACACCAGGGGCTGAGCTCTGCTTTGATAAAAGGCTTAATGGTGTCTTACGAAAAAATCAAAAACATTAAATAG
- a CDS encoding NADH:ubiquinone reductase (Na(+)-transporting) subunit B, which yields MKPLQNLFDKLKPNFEKGGKWEKFYTLYEGHRTIAFAPDLTTGNKGTQIKDAVDLKRIMITVVIAMIPALLFGMWNVGHQHFISVGEDAVLLDKLLIGAIAVVPILIVSYSVGLLTEFTFCVIRNHPISEGYLVTGMLIALIMPPTIPLWQVALATIFAVVIGKEAFGGTGMNILNVALTARAFLYFAYPSNISGEVWTYFGDKQPVDAYSGATVLAYGATAVSNGTNMMADMSAHWYDGMYSFWNLFMGLIPGSIGETSTLMCLIGAVILIGTGVGSWKIIASVFGGAYFMGVVFNLVGSNSYMELPAEYHLVIGGLAFGAVFMATDPVSAAQTEVGKWIYGFLIGLLTVLIRVVNPAYPEGIMLAILFMNVFAPLIDYYVVDANKKRRLKRATV from the coding sequence ATGAAGCCATTACAAAACCTGTTTGATAAACTAAAGCCAAATTTTGAGAAGGGCGGAAAGTGGGAGAAATTCTACACTTTGTACGAAGGGCATCGTACCATCGCATTTGCACCTGACCTCACCACTGGCAATAAAGGCACGCAGATTAAGGATGCTGTGGATTTGAAGCGTATCATGATCACTGTGGTGATTGCTATGATTCCCGCCCTGCTATTCGGTATGTGGAATGTTGGACATCAACATTTCATTTCTGTGGGTGAAGATGCTGTTTTATTGGATAAGCTATTGATTGGAGCTATTGCGGTAGTTCCTATTCTTATCGTTTCCTATTCAGTGGGTTTGCTTACAGAATTTACCTTTTGTGTGATCAGAAATCACCCGATTAGTGAGGGTTATCTGGTTACTGGTATGCTCATAGCCTTGATCATGCCTCCTACCATTCCTTTATGGCAGGTAGCCCTGGCCACCATTTTTGCGGTGGTGATCGGCAAGGAGGCCTTCGGTGGCACCGGGATGAATATCCTGAATGTGGCCCTTACCGCAAGAGCTTTCCTTTATTTCGCTTACCCATCTAATATTTCGGGCGAGGTATGGACTTACTTTGGAGATAAGCAGCCTGTGGATGCTTACAGTGGGGCTACTGTTTTGGCTTATGGAGCTACAGCTGTTTCTAACGGCACCAATATGATGGCGGATATGTCGGCACATTGGTATGACGGGATGTATTCCTTCTGGAATCTATTTATGGGACTGATCCCGGGATCCATCGGGGAAACTTCTACCTTAATGTGTCTGATCGGAGCGGTGATTCTGATAGGAACTGGTGTGGGTAGCTGGAAAATCATTGCCAGTGTATTTGGTGGAGCTTATTTCATGGGAGTGGTATTCAATCTTGTAGGATCTAACTCATACATGGAACTTCCCGCAGAGTACCATTTGGTGATCGGCGGTTTGGCCTTTGGAGCGGTGTTTATGGCAACAGATCCTGTATCTGCTGCACAGACTGAAGTGGGCAAATGGATTTATGGTTTCCTGATTGGATTGCTTACAGTGCTCATCAGAGTGGTGAATCCGGCTTATCCTGAGGGAATCATGCTGGCGATTCTGTTTATGAACGTTTTCGCTCCACTTATTGATTATTACGTAGTAGATGCTAACAAAAAACGAAGATTAAAACGTGCAACGGTCTAA
- a CDS encoding N-acetylornithine carbamoyltransferase, which translates to MRHFTSVNDVKDLDGFVQKALALKKSPFAHKHLGENKTLGLLFFNSSLRTRMSTQKAAANLGMNTMVMNVTQDSWQIEIEDGVVMDGGKAEHIREAAAVLGQYCDILGVRSFPALRDRKADYSEKIIKAFIQHSGVPIISLESATLHPLQSFADLVTISEFKKSPKPKVVLSWAPHINALPQAVSNSFSQWMTHADVDFSIVQPKGFELSDQFTKGAKIYYDQEEAFEGADFVYVKNWSSYKNYGEVGNYPKWMIDQSKLANTNHARVMHCLPVRRNVVIADEVLDSKSAIVIHQAANRVFSAQAVLKEMLENL; encoded by the coding sequence ATGCGACATTTTACTTCTGTAAATGATGTAAAAGATCTCGATGGGTTTGTGCAAAAAGCACTTGCTCTGAAGAAATCCCCCTTTGCGCATAAGCATCTGGGAGAAAACAAAACACTAGGGCTCTTGTTTTTCAACTCCAGCCTGAGGACCAGAATGAGTACTCAGAAAGCGGCTGCCAATCTGGGGATGAACACCATGGTGATGAATGTGACCCAGGATTCGTGGCAGATAGAAATAGAAGATGGAGTGGTCATGGACGGTGGCAAGGCTGAGCACATTCGTGAAGCGGCCGCTGTGTTGGGACAGTATTGTGATATTCTGGGAGTGCGTTCCTTTCCGGCATTGCGAGACCGGAAGGCTGACTATAGCGAGAAGATCATAAAGGCATTTATCCAGCATTCCGGCGTGCCTATTATTAGCCTGGAGTCGGCCACACTGCATCCTTTACAGTCTTTTGCTGATTTGGTGACTATTTCTGAGTTCAAAAAGTCACCTAAACCGAAGGTGGTTTTGTCATGGGCTCCGCACATCAATGCCTTGCCTCAGGCGGTGTCCAACTCCTTTTCGCAGTGGATGACTCACGCTGATGTTGATTTTTCTATTGTGCAACCCAAGGGATTTGAATTGTCAGATCAGTTTACAAAGGGAGCCAAAATCTATTATGATCAGGAAGAGGCTTTTGAGGGTGCAGATTTTGTGTATGTCAAAAACTGGTCATCTTATAAGAACTACGGCGAGGTGGGCAATTATCCTAAATGGATGATTGATCAGTCCAAGTTGGCCAATACGAATCATGCGCGGGTAATGCACTGCCTGCCTGTGCGAAGAAATGTGGTGATTGCCGATGAGGTGCTCGATTCTAAAAGTGCCATCGTGATCCACCAGGCGGCCAATCGAGTGTTTAGCGCACAGGCTGTCCTCAAAGAAATGTTGGAAAATCTATAG
- a CDS encoding GNAT family N-acetyltransferase, translated as MDKFVVSVADASHIHYAEQICDMIADSAEKRGTGIARRSTEYVQGKLADGKSVIALTKSGKLAGFCYIETWGHGKYVANSGLIVNPDYRNNGLAQAIKARAFKLSREKYPDAKLFGLTTSMAVMKINSDLGYRPVAFSELTDDEAFWKGCSSCVNYDILTRKNHQHCLCTGMLYDPEEKKRKWKQRSKKVQEKLMMWKQKVQIK; from the coding sequence ATGGACAAATTTGTTGTATCGGTCGCCGATGCATCACATATACATTACGCTGAGCAAATCTGCGATATGATTGCTGACAGTGCCGAAAAAAGAGGTACTGGCATAGCCAGAAGATCTACTGAGTATGTTCAGGGAAAGCTGGCTGATGGTAAGTCGGTAATTGCCCTGACCAAATCGGGTAAGCTTGCTGGTTTTTGCTACATTGAAACATGGGGCCATGGAAAATATGTGGCCAATTCTGGGCTCATTGTCAATCCTGATTATAGGAATAATGGGCTGGCTCAGGCCATCAAGGCAAGGGCCTTCAAACTTTCCAGAGAAAAATACCCGGATGCCAAGCTGTTCGGCCTCACTACCAGCATGGCTGTCATGAAAATCAATTCGGATCTCGGTTACCGACCGGTTGCTTTTTCTGAGCTGACCGACGATGAAGCGTTCTGGAAAGGCTGTAGCAGCTGTGTGAACTATGATATTCTCACCCGGAAAAATCATCAGCACTGCCTGTGCACAGGTATGCTCTACGATCCTGAGGAGAAAAAGCGTAAATGGAAGCAGCGCAGTAAAAAGGTGCAGGAGAAATTAATGATGTGGAAACAAAAAGTACAGATTAAATGA
- a CDS encoding DUF502 domain-containing protein: MYIQSLLRYFLRGLLLVTPVSLTVYIIVEMVKWTDSLLPISIPGLGMITVLFVTAFIGYLANTLFAKPFFDLFNDILKKIPIVSFLYTAINDLVTAFVGDKKKFDTPVLVPFDEHGMLYKPGFITQKDLSEIGLPGMVTVYLPHSYNFSGNVFIVDKSRLMTLEGSNTELMKYIVSGGVSGAIKRKP; this comes from the coding sequence ATGTACATTCAATCATTACTAAGGTATTTCCTGAGAGGCTTGTTGCTGGTTACGCCAGTTAGCTTGACCGTTTACATCATCGTAGAGATGGTGAAGTGGACTGATAGTTTGCTTCCCATCAGTATTCCTGGACTGGGCATGATCACGGTGCTATTTGTAACAGCCTTTATCGGCTACCTCGCCAATACACTTTTTGCTAAGCCATTTTTTGACCTGTTCAATGATATCCTGAAGAAAATACCGATTGTGAGCTTTCTCTACACGGCTATTAATGATCTGGTGACGGCTTTCGTGGGGGACAAAAAGAAATTTGATACGCCTGTGTTGGTCCCTTTTGACGAGCATGGCATGCTCTATAAGCCTGGCTTCATCACCCAGAAAGATTTATCTGAAATTGGCCTGCCCGGAATGGTAACCGTTTACCTACCACATTCGTATAACTTTTCCGGCAATGTTTTCATCGTGGATAAGTCGAGACTAATGACCCTTGAAGGCAGCAATACTGAGCTTATGAAGTACATTGTGTCAGGTGGAGTATCTGGTGCAATCAAAAGAAAGCCATAA